The following nucleotide sequence is from Gymnodinialimonas phycosphaerae.
CTCTTCCCGAACCTCGCGGCTGTCTTCCTCGGCGCGCAAGTTGACGGCACCAAGGGCGTCGCGTTGGCGGCGCAGGCGCATGACGTCCTGTTCGATCCGGTCGGCGGAGGGCATCGGTTCGGGCAGGTCGCCAAGGGTTTCCAAAAGCGCCTCGGGGGTCAGCTCCATCTCTTCCGCGATGCGGTCGGCGGCGGCCTGAACGGCCTCCAACGCGGCATCGCGCCGGGCCTGGGCGGCGGCGCGGGTCTCGCGCGCCTCGGAGGCGGCGCGTTCCGTGTCCCGCTCTGCGCCGCTGGCCGCACGCAAGGTCATTTCACCCACCGACAGCGCATCGGCAGAGGCTGCTTTGCGTGCCTCGGCTTGAGCGATCTGAGCCGCAAGCTGTTCGCGGCGCCGGGCCACTTCAGCGGGTTTCTGGACGGCATCGGCAAGGGCCACCTCCGCTTCACCCCTGCGCTTCTCCAACTCTGCCAGACGCGAGGCGGCGTTGGTCAAGCGGTTCTGCCAATTGGTAATTTCGGTACCGATCTTGCTGATCCGCGACACGCGATCTTCACCGTCGCGCTTTACCTCATCGAAGGCGGCGCGCTTGGCGAGCATGTTCATCCGCGCGGCCTCGACGGTGGTCTTCACGTCTTCCAACCTCCCCCGAACGGCCTCCAGGTCGTCCAGTTCAGCCAGGGAATCCTGGGCACGGGTCAGTTCGGCGCGGGCTGTGTCTGCTTCCTCTGCATGACGCGAGGCGGTCAGGCGAAGCGTTTCGAGCTTGCCATCGAGAACGCTTTGGTCAGCCTCGGCGCGGGCCGCAGAACGGCTGGCCTGGCTCAACTGAGTTTCCGCATCCCGGCGCGCGGAACGAGCGGATTTATCGGCCTCTGTCAGTTGGTTGAGGCGCTCGGCGAGGGTTTCATGGGCGGCCTTGGCGTCATCGGCCTTGCCGCGCGCGCGAAGGCGCTCGTCTTCCAGCTCGGACAAGCGGTTCGCCTGCTCCAACCGCCGCGCGGCCGTAGAGACGGCGTCGGCGGCGGCAACGGCGAAACCATCCCAGCGCCAAAGATCGCCCTCGCGGCTGACAAGGCGTTGACCGGGCTGCAAGGACGGCTGCAAGCGGGGGCCGTCGGCGGCATCGATGATGCCGATTTGCGAAAGCCGACGCGTTAGGACTTCGGGGGCGGTCGCGACCTCTGCGGCGGGTTGCACGCCCTCGGGCAGAGGGGTGGTTGTGTCGTAACCGGGCAGGTCCGTCCAGCCGGTGGCGCCCGCCGTATTGGCGCGGGCGGCCTTGAGGTCATCGGACAAGGCGGCGCCGATCGCGGCCTCGAACCCCGGGGAAACCTTGATTTCATCAAGAACCTGGTCGCCGTCACCCCGATCACGCTCCAGCACGCGGGCAAGGGCCGTGACCTCGGCATCCAGCGTGCCGGCGCGGCCTTCGGCCTCGGATCGGGCCGAGCGCGCTTCGGTTTCCCTGGCCTGCGCCTCGGCGCGGGCGGCCTCGGTTTCCAGCAAGGTTTCCTCGGCGCGGGCGGCGAGGGTGGTGGCGCTGGTCAGCGCCTCTTCGGCGTCTTGGGCTTCGCGCTTGAGGGTTTGCAGCCGGTCCGCCGCGTCACTGGCCGCTTGCTCGGCGGCAGCCGCGTCGGCCGAATTTCGCGTAACGGCCTTTTCGGCCTCTCCCATGCGCCGCTCGATTGCTTGATAGCGGGCGGCCAGTGCGGCGGATTGTTCTGTCAAATCAGACAGCTCCGCCTCTTGCCCCGCCAGGACGGACCGGGCGTCCGTCACCGCATCGCGGGCATCGCCAAGTCGTTCGTCCTGACCTTTCTGGGCGGTCTGCAAATCCGTGCGCTCGGCCTGCAATCGCGCGACGGTTTCGCCTGCGTCAGCGTTCAACGCCTCTTCCCGCTCACGATCCTTATCGATCTGGGTGATGCGGTTGGTAAGCGTTTCAACGGCGGCGGCGGCGCGGTCCGCTTCGGCCTGCAAACTGTCGCGCTCAACCAACAGACGCTGAAGAATTGCAGCGGCCACAGTGTCTTCCTCGCGCAGCGGCGGCAACGCTTCTTCGGCGGCTTCCCGGGCCTTTACGGCCTCCAATGCTGCGGATTCGGCCTGCGCGGCCGAGGCGAGACCGGCGCGCAGGGCTTCCTCTGCGCGCAGGCGTGCGGCGTCGGCATCGCGCCAGCGCACAAACAGCAACAGGCCTTCGGCAAGGCGTAGCTCGGATCCGATCTCGCGGTAGCGGGCGGCCTGTTTTGCCTGTCTTGCCAAGGTATTGAGCTGCGAAGCCAGTTGGTCGATCACATCGTCGATCCGAGCCAGGTTGGCTTCGGCACCCTTCAATTTCAGCTCTGCCTCATGGCGGCGCTGATAGAGGCCCGAGATCCCGGCGGCCTCTTCCAGCACGCGACGGCGGGCTTTGGGCTTGGCGTTGATCAGCTCGGAAATCTGGCCCTGACGGACAAGGGCGGGACTATGCGCGCCGGTGGATGCATCGGCAAACAGCATCGAAACGTCGCGGGCGCGCACGTCTTTTCCATTGAGTTTATAGGCACTTCCCGCATCACGTGTGATGCGGCGGATGATGTCGATCTGGTCTTCTTCGTTGAAGCCAGCAGGTGCGAGCCGGTCCGCGTTATCGATGGTAAGCGAGACCTCGGCAAAGTTACGCGCGTTGCGGGTGGCGGCACCGCCGAAGATCACGTCCTCCATCCCCGCGCCCCGCATCGCGGTGGGGCGATTTTCGCCCATCACCCAGCGTAAGGCTTCGAGAAGATTGGATTTTCCGCACCCATTCGGGCCCACCACGCCAGTCAGACCGTCGGCGATCACGAGGTCCGTGGGGTCGACGAAGGATTTGAAACCGTTGAGTCTGAGCTTGGTAAACTGCACCTGCAATGCCTCTTTGCGATGGCGATTCTTGTGGCGTGCAGTTTACGCGGAGGGCCGTGGGCCGAGTCAACGCATATGGGGCGCATATCGTGGGTATCGGCGGTTTATCCCCAAGATATGCGACATCAAGCAAAACCTATGCTTCGCCACACCGGCACGCACAAGTATATCAATGGTATATCAATTCGCATTTCAACCCACGCCGACGTGGCCCCGCGCCCGGACCCGGACGTCGTCATATCCGTGAGAGGAGTGGCGGTGAACCCCGCCCTAAGGACAGATCAGATCCGCGCGCATGACGTTCTGGTCGCCACGCAGAGTGTCGGTAATCACGGCGCAGCCCGTGGCTTGTTCCATTGCGTTGCCAGCGCGGTGGACGATGGCACCGATGGAGGGGAAGGGCGTGGCGTTGGTTCGGATCGCCTCGGCGCGATTGCCGTTCCGGCGGACAGAGAAATCAGCCCCGTCGACCGTCACATAAGTCGGCGTGATCCCCATCATCGCGGGGGACGGGCTGTCACAGGCGACAAGCAGCAGCGTGAGGGGGAAGACGAGAAAACGCATGATCAAGAAATTGCTCAACATAGTTAACAAATCGTTACGGCGACTCTCTGCCTTTGGTGCACAAGGCGAGGTTGAGAACGGCCCCTTGCAATGTTATGTTTGATTACACCCGGCGTCGGGGATGAACAGGCGCGTATGATGGAGGACGGAGTCCTGACCGGACTTAACCAAGCAGAGGCCAAGACCTCTGCCACCGCAGGGCCCACCGCAAAGGCACGGGCCCGCACCCAAACCGCTTACAGCAGCGAAGAGCTTCTGGAGCGCATTCTGACATCCCTTGATGACGACAAAGCCGAAGACGTCGTGCAGATCGATCTGCGCGGAAAGTCCTCGATTGGCGACTATATGGTCGTGGCCTCCGGCCGCTCGACCCGTCAGGTCTCGGCCATGGCCGAGAAGCTTGTCGATCGGCTGAAACAGGATTTCAGCCTGTATTCCAAGATCGAAGGCAAGGATACGGGCGACTGGGTGCTGATCGATACGGCCGATGTCATCGTCCACATCTTCCGGCCTGAGGTGCGAGAGTTCTATCAGCTGGAAAAGATGTGGCAGCCAGAGGCGCCTGAGGCGGCGACCTCAAAAGGCCCGGAAGGCTGAAGGTCCATCTGTGCGTCGTTGGCCGCTTGAAAAAGGGGCCTGAAAAGGCGCTGCTCGACGACTATCTCCGAAGATTCGACAAGACGGGCCGGGGCCTTGGCCTGTCGCTTGGGCAGGTTGTGGAGGTCGAAGACCGCAAGGGCGGTGGCATGGCCGCAGAGGCGGAACTGATTCGCGCGCGCCTGCCCGGCGCGGTGTTCTGGGTGATGGATGAGAGGGGCGAGATCATGACCTCGCCCGAGTTCGCGGAGCGACTTGGGGCGCAACGGGACCGGGGCATCGGCGATTTGGCGCTGGTCATCGGCGGGGCGGACGGCATCGATCCCGGCCTGCGCGCGGATGCCGGATCGGCGATTTCGTTCGGAAAGATGGTGTGGCCGCACATGCTGGCCCGCGTAATGCTGAGCGAGCAGTTGTACCGCGCGGCGAGTATTCTGGCGGGCAGCCCGTATCACCGGGTCTAGCGCATCAGGATCCGCTGCCGATGCCGCCGCAGCAGCATCAACCCGAACGCCAGCGGGACAAGGGCCCACAGCAGCATCAGAGGCACCGAGATGAAATCCGGCGCATAGGTGGGATAGACGCCCTGCCGGAACATCGCGGTGAAGTGGATCCATGGGGTCCAATCGAGGATGGATTGGATGGTGGGTGAAAGATCCTCATACAGAAAAAACACGCCCGCGCCGATCAGCAGGGGGCGCGATGCGATGCCCCAGATTTGCCCGTAGACCGGGAAAAGCCCCAGAAGTGCGCAGTTCAACGTGCCATGGCCAAGGCCCAGAAGCGCCGCGAGGGCCATGGCAGAGACCATGTAGCGGAACTCTAGCACCGCTGACGTGTCGGTAAATTCCAGAATGCCGAAAAGGACGACGCAGCTGACCGCCACGCTTGTCAGCGTGTTCAGGATGAACCGCGCAAGGATCGCGTCGATCCAGGTGACGGCAGGATACATCAGCAGCGGCTTGGAAAAGTTGAGCGCGTTCATCACCGTGGCCATCGTGAGGCTATAAAGAAGGAACGGCAGATAGCCGGTGGTGTAGAACAGCAGGAACGAATTGCCCAAGCTGGGGCTGCGGATCAGCAGGGAAAAGACGAAAGACATCACCAGTAGCGCGCCCACAGGCTCGACCACCGCCCAAATGTACCCACCGGGAGAGCGGCCATAGCGCGTCGACATCTCACGCAGCATCAACGCGATGACCGCGCGGCCCGAGGCGAAGCTGGTCGCGCGGGTCCGGGCACGGCCTGCCGGGGGCGAGAGGGTGGTGAGGTTGGCCACGGGGGCAGGGTCCATCATGCTTTCTTAAAACTCTCCAAGTATGTATGACGAATGATATTCCAGCAACGGGCCAGCAACGGCATGCAGACGTTGTGCCCGATTAGATCACCTGAGGATTGCCAAACCATTGACTGACGAGGCGAAAACACCGGATGCCCCTGCCGGGGCAAAGCGGCGGATCCGGGTGAACACCGTGCCGGCGGGGCGCGCGACGATGCGGTGGCGGCACTGGGGGATCGTGATCTCCTTCGTGTTGCTGGTGCTTGCGCCCATCGGGGCGGTGGCCA
It contains:
- the smc gene encoding chromosome segregation protein SMC, which encodes MQFTKLRLNGFKSFVDPTDLVIADGLTGVVGPNGCGKSNLLEALRWVMGENRPTAMRGAGMEDVIFGGAATRNARNFAEVSLTIDNADRLAPAGFNEEDQIDIIRRITRDAGSAYKLNGKDVRARDVSMLFADASTGAHSPALVRQGQISELINAKPKARRRVLEEAAGISGLYQRRHEAELKLKGAEANLARIDDVIDQLASQLNTLARQAKQAARYREIGSELRLAEGLLLFVRWRDADAARLRAEEALRAGLASAAQAESAALEAVKAREAAEEALPPLREEDTVAAAILQRLLVERDSLQAEADRAAAAVETLTNRITQIDKDREREEALNADAGETVARLQAERTDLQTAQKGQDERLGDARDAVTDARSVLAGQEAELSDLTEQSAALAARYQAIERRMGEAEKAVTRNSADAAAAEQAASDAADRLQTLKREAQDAEEALTSATTLAARAEETLLETEAARAEAQARETEARSARSEAEGRAGTLDAEVTALARVLERDRGDGDQVLDEIKVSPGFEAAIGAALSDDLKAARANTAGATGWTDLPGYDTTTPLPEGVQPAAEVATAPEVLTRRLSQIGIIDAADGPRLQPSLQPGQRLVSREGDLWRWDGFAVAAADAVSTAARRLEQANRLSELEDERLRARGKADDAKAAHETLAERLNQLTEADKSARSARRDAETQLSQASRSAARAEADQSVLDGKLETLRLTASRHAEEADTARAELTRAQDSLAELDDLEAVRGRLEDVKTTVEAARMNMLAKRAAFDEVKRDGEDRVSRISKIGTEITNWQNRLTNAASRLAELEKRRGEAEVALADAVQKPAEVARRREQLAAQIAQAEARKAASADALSVGEMTLRAASGAERDTERAASEARETRAAAQARRDAALEAVQAAADRIAEEMELTPEALLETLGDLPEPMPSADRIEQDVMRLRRQRDALGAVNLRAEEDSREVREEHDTLASEKTDLEEAIAKLRTGINSLNKEGRERLLKAFDEVNENFARLFTHLFGGGEARLVLVESDDPLEAGLEILCQPPGKKLSTLSLLSGGEQTLTALALIFGVFLANPAPICVLDEVDAPLDDANVTRFCDMLDEMTRQTNTRFLTITHHAVTMARMDRLFGVTMGEQGVSQLVSVDLKKAEALVA
- the rsfS gene encoding ribosome silencing factor → MEDGVLTGLNQAEAKTSATAGPTAKARARTQTAYSSEELLERILTSLDDDKAEDVVQIDLRGKSSIGDYMVVASGRSTRQVSAMAEKLVDRLKQDFSLYSKIEGKDTGDWVLIDTADVIVHIFRPEVREFYQLEKMWQPEAPEAATSKGPEG
- the rlmH gene encoding 23S rRNA (pseudouridine(1915)-N(3))-methyltransferase RlmH, yielding MKVHLCVVGRLKKGPEKALLDDYLRRFDKTGRGLGLSLGQVVEVEDRKGGGMAAEAELIRARLPGAVFWVMDERGEIMTSPEFAERLGAQRDRGIGDLALVIGGADGIDPGLRADAGSAISFGKMVWPHMLARVMLSEQLYRAASILAGSPYHRV
- a CDS encoding ABC transporter permease yields the protein MMDPAPVANLTTLSPPAGRARTRATSFASGRAVIALMLREMSTRYGRSPGGYIWAVVEPVGALLVMSFVFSLLIRSPSLGNSFLLFYTTGYLPFLLYSLTMATVMNALNFSKPLLMYPAVTWIDAILARFILNTLTSVAVSCVVLFGILEFTDTSAVLEFRYMVSAMALAALLGLGHGTLNCALLGLFPVYGQIWGIASRPLLIGAGVFFLYEDLSPTIQSILDWTPWIHFTAMFRQGVYPTYAPDFISVPLMLLWALVPLAFGLMLLRRHRQRILMR